One Solanum stenotomum isolate F172 unplaced genomic scaffold, ASM1918654v1 scaffold9150, whole genome shotgun sequence genomic region harbors:
- the LOC125853086 gene encoding proteinase inhibitor I-B-like gives MEGKSMLKLSHVLAFLLLASLFQSLMARDLISDGIEVLQLPVENDGEFVLCPGKQSWPELVGKSAEYAKQIIQKENPIVHDVRLLFPHMAKPLNYVCGRVFLAVTFKRIVRVTPTMG, from the exons atggaGGGAAAGAGTATGCTCAAGTTATCTCATGTGCTTGCTTTCTTGCTTCTTGCATCAC TTTTTCAATCACTGATGGCAAGAGATTTGATCAGTGATGGCATAGAAGTACTGCAACTTCCAGTGGAAAATGATGGGGAATTTGTATTATGCCCag GTAAGCAATCATGGCCTGAACTTGTTGGGAAGTCAGCAGAATATGCAAAACAAATAATTCAGAAGGAAAATCCCATAGTTCATGATGTTAGGCTTCTATTTCCTCATATGGCTAAGCCACTTAATTATGTTTGTGGCAGAGTTTTTCTAGCTGTTACCTTTAAACGCATTGTTCGAGTTACTCCCACTATGGGTTAG